A genomic window from Bdellovibrio sp. SKB1291214 includes:
- a CDS encoding cob(I)yrinic acid a,c-diamide adenosyltransferase has protein sequence MTTPPKAKIYTRTGDKGTTRLVDGSCVEKFNPRVEAYGTVDELNSYLGVCRSSFHTYPELLSLDGIFEKIQNELFNIGSLLATEKDEVFQMLPPITEEQIRRVEKKIDELTAGLPELRNFILPAGHIVASHIHVARTCCRRSERRAAEIAVKDDRYSMCLQYLNRLSDFLFVAARWVNLKMGQNEVLWKQT, from the coding sequence ATGACGACACCTCCCAAAGCAAAGATCTACACTCGCACCGGTGACAAAGGAACGACTCGTTTGGTTGATGGCTCCTGCGTCGAAAAATTCAATCCCCGCGTTGAGGCCTATGGGACGGTGGACGAGCTGAACTCCTATTTGGGAGTTTGCCGATCTTCTTTCCATACCTATCCAGAGCTACTTTCATTAGACGGAATTTTTGAGAAAATACAAAATGAACTGTTCAATATCGGTAGCTTGCTTGCGACCGAAAAAGACGAAGTTTTCCAAATGTTGCCCCCAATCACCGAAGAACAAATCCGTCGTGTTGAAAAGAAAATCGATGAATTAACGGCTGGTTTGCCAGAACTTCGCAATTTCATTTTGCCTGCGGGTCACATTGTGGCTTCACACATCCATGTCGCACGCACCTGCTGTCGCCGCAGTGAACGTCGTGCTGCCGAAATCGCAGTCAAAGACGATCGTTATTCCATGTGTTTGCAATACCTGAATCGCTTGAGTGACTTTTTGTTCGTGGCGGCCCGTTGGGTTAACTTGAAGATGGGACAAAATGAAGTCCTTTGGAAACAGACTTAA
- a CDS encoding N-formylglutamate amidohydrolase, producing the protein MEITAPLMVTIPHSGEKIPPQTPWLNALPEEIVMCDVDRYVDFLYEPTLHKLQIPFVKTEWHRYAADMNRVPEDVDSTSVIGNKNPAGMHNRGFHWVITTYKHPLMKEPMTQQAHDELVKLIYEPFHNNIRDLYGKLHQAGYTKTFHIDAHSMPSVGTSEHRDPGERRADIVVSDSKGKSCDPRFKDLVIAAYVTAGFKVGYNWPYFGGRVTEQYGDPSREMHTLQVEMNRELYMDEKTKKLKPEEAKKVQEKIAFALSYIRNNLKHLM; encoded by the coding sequence ATGGAAATCACAGCTCCTTTAATGGTCACTATTCCTCATTCCGGTGAAAAAATCCCGCCGCAAACGCCCTGGTTGAATGCTCTGCCAGAAGAGATTGTGATGTGCGATGTCGATCGGTACGTTGACTTCTTGTACGAACCCACACTTCACAAACTTCAAATCCCATTTGTTAAAACCGAGTGGCATCGCTATGCCGCCGATATGAATCGCGTTCCAGAAGACGTGGATTCAACTTCTGTGATCGGCAACAAAAATCCAGCAGGAATGCACAACCGTGGATTTCACTGGGTGATCACGACCTACAAACATCCATTGATGAAAGAACCAATGACCCAACAAGCTCACGATGAGTTGGTGAAGCTCATTTACGAGCCTTTCCATAATAATATCCGTGATCTTTACGGAAAACTTCATCAAGCAGGTTACACGAAAACCTTCCACATTGATGCGCACTCGATGCCATCGGTGGGAACATCTGAGCACCGCGATCCAGGCGAGCGCCGTGCTGATATCGTGGTCAGCGATAGCAAAGGCAAAAGCTGTGATCCGCGTTTCAAAGACTTGGTGATAGCGGCCTATGTGACTGCAGGATTCAAAGTTGGATACAACTGGCCGTATTTTGGCGGTCGCGTCACGGAACAATACGGCGATCCATCCCGCGAGATGCATACTTTGCAGGTTGAAATGAACCGCGAACTTTACATGGACGAGAAAACCAAGAAGCTGAAACCTGAGGAAGCGAAAAAGGTTCAGGAGAAAATCGCCTTCGCTCTTAGCTATATCCGCAACAATTTGAAGCACCTAATGTAG